The following is a genomic window from Pedobacter sp. KBS0701.
TTAAATATTTAGAACCCCACAAACGACAGGTGTTCTGGATGTTTCTATTATTGCTGCTGGGCACTTTAACCACATTGGTTTTCCCAATTCTTACTCAAAAACTGATAGACGACGGCGTAAATAAAAAAAACTTAAATATTGTTGGTTATATTTTGCTTGCTCAATTGGCGTGCTTTTTGGGAAATGTTGTCTTTGGCATTTTACGGAACTGGATTGTTCTCGGCGTTGGCACAAGAATTAATATTCAAATTATTTCGAATTTCCTTAAAAAGCTTTTGAAGTTGCCAATTGGTTTTTTTGAAACAAAAATAACCGGCGACTTCAATCAGCGCATTCAAGATCATGAGCGAATAGAGCAGTTTTTGACTTCTCAAAGCCTGCTTATACTTTTTTCCACGATAACTTTTTCTGTATTTTTTGGTGTATTGTGGTATTACGATTATAGGATACTGTTAGTTTATTTTATTTTAACTGCTGCTTCTATTCTCTGGTCGATATACTGGATGAAAAATCGAAAGATGTTGGATTATTTTCGTTTTCAACAAAAAAGCGAGAGCCAGGAATCGATCTATGAGATTATCAATGGTGTTTCTGAAATGAAACTCAATCAGTTCGAAGCCTATAAAAGAGATAAGTGGGAGTTAATACAGGATAAACTTTTTAAAATTAACATCAGGATTTTGAAATTAGATCAAATTCAAATGTTTGGTTTTGAGTTCATTAATCAGTTCAAAAATATTCTTGTAACGTTTCTTTCGGCAACGTTTGTTATTCAGGGACGGATGACGTTGGGCGCTCTTTTAAGTATATCCTATATTATCGGTCAAATGAGCGGTCCTATAAGTCAGGTGATCACTTTTCTTAAATCTTTACAGGATGCAAAATTAAGTCTTTTAAGGCTTAATGAAGTGCAGGAACATCCAGAAGAAGAAAAAGCCGGCCAGGCACCTTTAATGAGTGAAAAATTTCTTTATCAAAATGGCATACAAAAGGGCATATATTTCAACAACGTTTCCTTTCAGTATGAAGGGCCGCAATCATCTTATGTGTTAAAAGATATTAACCTTTTTATACCCGAAGGAAAAGTAACAGCTATAGTCGGGGCAAGCGGAAGTGGAAAAACTACCCTGATGAAATTGCTTTTAAAGTTTTATGAACCTGTAAGTGGTGAAATTATATTTAATCATTTAAACCTTAAGGATATTTCTGCAGAAAGTTTAAGAAAGAATTGTGGCGTTGTAATGCAGGATGGATTTATTTTTTCAGACACGATTGAACGAAATATCGTTACAGGAGACGATGATATAAATTATGAATGGCTCAACGAATCTATTTTAATCGCTAATTTAAAATCGTTCATAGATGAACTGCCCCTCGGGCTCAATACTAAAATTGGTGCCGCCGGTAACGGAATTTCCGGCGGGCAGAAGCAACGCATTTTAATGGCAAGAGCTATTTATAAAAATCCATATTTCATTTTATTTGACGAAGCTACATCTGCTTTAGATGCCGAAAACGAGCGGGTGATTCATCAAAATCTACAGAGATTTTTCGAGGGAAAAACTGTTATCATTATTGCACATCGTTTGTCTACAGTTAAAAATGCAGATCAAATCATTGTCATAAAGAAAGGTCAGATAGCAGAACAAGGTAACCACAAGC
Proteins encoded in this region:
- a CDS encoding peptidase domain-containing ABC transporter; its protein translation is MKKKFCAQYDSFDCGPACLSMIASFYGRDYDLRFLRSKSFLNRKGVSLQGICEAGEFIGLDHFSAKLTLNTLGAKNNEVKMPCIIHWNQNHFVVLYKISKNLFTHKNKYLIADPAYGFITLTEEKFLKGWITKGDKGIVLFLTPGTGFYTKENIPEQKLSAGFLFKYLEPHKRQVFWMFLLLLLGTLTTLVFPILTQKLIDDGVNKKNLNIVGYILLAQLACFLGNVVFGILRNWIVLGVGTRINIQIISNFLKKLLKLPIGFFETKITGDFNQRIQDHERIEQFLTSQSLLILFSTITFSVFFGVLWYYDYRILLVYFILTAASILWSIYWMKNRKMLDYFRFQQKSESQESIYEIINGVSEMKLNQFEAYKRDKWELIQDKLFKINIRILKLDQIQMFGFEFINQFKNILVTFLSATFVIQGRMTLGALLSISYIIGQMSGPISQVITFLKSLQDAKLSLLRLNEVQEHPEEEKAGQAPLMSEKFLYQNGIQKGIYFNNVSFQYEGPQSSYVLKDINLFIPEGKVTAIVGASGSGKTTLMKLLLKFYEPVSGEIIFNHLNLKDISAESLRKNCGVVMQDGFIFSDTIERNIVTGDDDINYEWLNESILIANLKSFIDELPLGLNTKIGAAGNGISGGQKQRILMARAIYKNPYFILFDEATSALDAENERVIHQNLQRFFEGKTVIIIAHRLSTVKNADQIIVIKKGQIAEQGNHKHLVSTRKDYYNLVKNQLELGT